The following coding sequences are from one Deltaproteobacteria bacterium window:
- a CDS encoding outer membrane beta-barrel protein yields MKPRIILEEEYNDNWYRAERNKTTFWVTSVSPGINVEAFTERSFLSLDYGFGYYWHNSQRSSVNGSGQNYLGHNLGLSAAHRPTSRLTLGLTEEFFLTREPASSDQFSDIVSRKKYWRNRVSPSIKYDLAEKGAITLGYRNERLKWKNPDPGQGDSWENRGIVTLTYNLNSTNHLDLEQQYWRRSYDAGLSDYDAYQAKLVFRHEFNTYLSGEAGAGYQRRTFDESGLSNQDSFVFHTTLTGATDRSKLDVSFERNFVDFTTEDQYFEAYRFDLYAEHIFLEKIRAYLGGYYQNSDYIGSPRKDDTYNGFGGLGYRFLRDIFELSVEYNYTERGSNERGRRYKENRVFFRLTTVYDITEFFTRQ; encoded by the coding sequence GTGAAGCCTCGGATAATTCTCGAAGAAGAATACAATGACAACTGGTATCGGGCTGAACGAAACAAAACCACCTTTTGGGTAACCAGTGTGTCGCCCGGTATCAATGTGGAAGCCTTCACAGAACGCAGTTTTCTCTCTCTGGACTATGGCTTTGGTTACTATTGGCATAACTCCCAGAGGAGCAGTGTCAATGGTTCGGGACAGAATTACCTCGGCCATAACCTCGGGCTTTCAGCTGCCCATCGGCCCACTTCTAGATTGACACTTGGGCTCACAGAGGAGTTCTTTCTCACCCGGGAGCCTGCCTCCTCCGATCAGTTCAGTGACATTGTGAGCAGGAAGAAATACTGGCGCAACAGAGTGAGTCCGTCAATCAAATACGACCTTGCCGAAAAAGGGGCCATTACACTTGGCTATCGCAACGAGCGGCTGAAGTGGAAGAATCCAGATCCAGGGCAGGGAGATTCCTGGGAAAATCGAGGCATTGTGACCCTGACATACAATCTCAACTCCACCAATCACCTTGACCTGGAACAGCAATACTGGAGGCGGTCCTATGACGCCGGGTTGAGCGACTATGATGCTTACCAGGCCAAGCTCGTCTTCAGACACGAATTCAACACCTATCTCAGCGGTGAGGCGGGAGCAGGCTACCAGCGGCGGACATTCGATGAGAGTGGTCTCAGCAATCAGGACTCCTTCGTATTTCACACCACTCTTACCGGAGCTACTGATCGTTCGAAGCTGGACGTCTCCTTTGAACGTAACTTCGTAGATTTCACCACAGAGGACCAGTACTTTGAAGCATACAGATTTGACCTGTATGCTGAACATATTTTCCTGGAAAAAATCCGAGCATATCTGGGCGGCTATTACCAGAACAGCGACTACATCGGCAGCCCGCGTAAGGACGATACCTATAACGGTTTTGGCGGCCTGGGCTACAGGTTCTTGAGAGATATCTTTGAATTGAGTGTTGAATACAACTATACGGAGCGCGGTTCCAATGAAAGAGGCAGGCGTTACAAGGAAAACAGGGTGTTTTTTCGGTTGACTACCGTGTACGACATTACGGAGTTTTTTACGAGACAATAA
- a CDS encoding polysaccharide biosynthesis/export family protein gives MKSRIISITVSLLLIITTTAVSAQDKPYIIGPGDVLSINIFAGGQSQEAIDLTVSANGTINFPFLGEIKAEGLSVAELTQTVSRPLAEDYFVNPQVLISVRDYKSKRVYLTGAVKMSGLFPLDSSTTTLLELIAKAGGVTENRSNYAYILRGSLKDLDSNTKINELVQKKKSIKVNLRELLDLGIAERNVELQPGDVVYIPPTSFSDLTQYKIYVLGKVNRPGVYDFQEGLTALDACILAGGFAKYAAPNRSTITRREPDGTQEIVKINLDKVKNGKEKDVLLKPGDRIYVPESWL, from the coding sequence ATGAAATCGCGAATTATTTCAATAACAGTATCGCTGCTGTTGATTATCACGACTACGGCTGTGTCAGCCCAAGACAAGCCGTACATCATTGGCCCGGGCGATGTGCTTTCCATCAATATTTTTGCAGGAGGCCAGTCTCAGGAGGCAATTGATCTCACTGTATCAGCCAATGGTACCATCAATTTTCCATTCCTCGGTGAAATCAAGGCAGAAGGTCTGTCTGTTGCAGAACTCACGCAGACAGTTAGCAGACCGCTGGCCGAGGATTATTTTGTCAATCCGCAGGTGCTCATCAGTGTCAGAGATTACAAGAGTAAAAGAGTTTATCTTACCGGAGCAGTGAAGATGTCCGGGCTCTTTCCCCTGGACAGCAGTACCACAACATTGCTGGAGCTGATCGCCAAGGCCGGAGGAGTCACTGAAAACCGCAGCAATTATGCCTACATCCTTCGTGGTTCGCTGAAGGATCTCGACAGCAACACCAAGATAAATGAACTTGTACAGAAGAAAAAATCCATCAAGGTCAACCTGCGGGAGCTGCTAGATCTCGGCATTGCCGAAAGAAATGTGGAACTCCAGCCAGGAGATGTGGTCTATATTCCGCCCACATCGTTTTCAGACCTCACCCAGTACAAGATTTATGTTCTGGGCAAGGTGAACCGGCCGGGTGTCTACGACTTTCAGGAGGGTCTCACAGCCCTGGATGCCTGTATTCTGGCCGGCGGCTTTGCTAAATACGCAGCCCCGAACCGCAGCACCATTACGCGCAGGGAGCCTGACGGCACTCAGGAGATAGTGAAGATCAACCTGGACAAGGTGAAGAATGGAAAAGAAAAAGACGTGCTCTTGAAGCCAGGAGACCGCATCTATGTGCCGGAGTCGTGGTTGTGA
- a CDS encoding PilZ domain-containing protein, producing the protein MQERREYERFSLGLPARVEVKSPVQKQVFDFRTRDISAGGAFIAGSVQIARGTEVHLDITVENERLRQLTGCHSLIRVKGRVQRSNSDGIAIRFDKDYQIMCLNSH; encoded by the coding sequence ATGCAAGAGCGACGAGAGTATGAGAGGTTTTCTTTGGGTCTTCCCGCACGAGTCGAAGTGAAATCGCCGGTACAGAAACAGGTGTTCGATTTCCGTACCAGGGATATCTCGGCAGGTGGGGCTTTCATTGCTGGCAGCGTTCAGATAGCCCGGGGTACAGAGGTTCATCTGGACATCACGGTGGAAAATGAGCGGCTGCGGCAGCTCACCGGGTGTCATTCGTTAATACGAGTGAAGGGAAGAGTGCAGCGCTCCAACTCCGACGGAATAGCAATCAGATTTGACAAGGACTATCAGATCATGTGCCTGAACAGCCACTGA
- a CDS encoding response regulator transcription factor — translation MVGPSAVQNELIAQCIKRETGVRCLVKKEISQVIAAEKEEGEYALVLLDSQGKDMEQLLTDLRTLAAQDSTRYEMVLFNVSSELENEERCVWEGVRGLIYQHDPTDHFVKGVCRVLEGEMWVSRGIMAKCITEGKSGHDPTRKGLTLLTPRQEEILALVAIGATNEQIAEKLCISPHTVKTHLYNIFKKIKVPNRLQAAFWAAKNL, via the coding sequence GTGGTAGGACCCAGTGCGGTGCAGAATGAGCTCATAGCCCAATGTATAAAGCGTGAAACTGGAGTGCGCTGTCTGGTCAAGAAAGAGATTTCTCAGGTGATTGCAGCGGAAAAGGAGGAGGGAGAATATGCCCTGGTGCTCCTGGATTCCCAGGGAAAAGATATGGAGCAACTTCTCACCGACCTCAGAACATTGGCCGCGCAGGATTCCACCAGATACGAGATGGTTCTTTTCAATGTCAGCTCTGAATTGGAAAATGAAGAAAGATGTGTGTGGGAGGGCGTCAGAGGGCTTATCTATCAACATGACCCCACGGATCACTTTGTCAAGGGCGTATGCAGGGTGCTCGAGGGAGAAATGTGGGTCTCCAGGGGGATTATGGCAAAGTGTATTACAGAGGGTAAAAGCGGACACGACCCCACAAGAAAGGGGCTGACTTTGCTCACTCCTCGTCAGGAAGAGATACTTGCCCTGGTGGCTATAGGAGCCACCAATGAACAGATCGCTGAGAAACTCTGCATAAGTCCGCACACCGTAAAGACGCATCTCTATAATATATTTAAGAAAATAAAAGTACCCAACCGTCTGCAGGCCGCTTTCTGGGCTGCCAAAAACCTCTAG